A single genomic interval of Hevea brasiliensis isolate MT/VB/25A 57/8 chromosome 4, ASM3005281v1, whole genome shotgun sequence harbors:
- the LOC110662790 gene encoding uncharacterized exonuclease domain-containing protein At3g15140 — protein MSFLKVPPWRVVSSFRGSIIPIFETPPKPAYQTFRPFLNFPATYTQCSFSPSVPHSSTPSAIPDASYRWRPMCLYYTQGKCTKMDDPTHLERFNHDCSRDLSVHAAEVERMRPQNFDFFLVFDLEGKVEILEFPVLIIDAKTMSIVDFFHRFVRPSAMTEQRINEYIENKYGKFGVDRVWHDTALPFNEVIQQFEAWLTHHHLWEPKHGGSLNQAAFVTCGNWDVKTQIPRQCQVSKIKLPSYFMEWINLKDVYQNFYNPIKEARGMRTMMEQLKIPMLGSHHLGIDDAKNIAKVLLRMLADGAVIPITARRYPDSPGNVHFLFKNRIR, from the exons ATGTCTTTCCTTAAGGTTCCTCCGTGGAGGGTGGTTTCCTCCTTCCGCGGAAGCATCATCCCAATCTTCGAAACTCCACCAAAACCGGCATACCAGACATTCCGTCCATTCCTTAATTTCCCTGCAACTTATACCCAGTGTAGTTTCTCTCCTTCAGTTCCTCATTCTTCTACGCCTTCTGCTATTCCTGATGCTAGTTACCGCTGGAGACCCATGTGCTTGTATTATACACAAGGCAAATGCACCAAG ATGGATGATCCTACCCACCTAGAGAGGTTTAATCATGATTGCTCTAGGGACCTTTCAGTCCATGCTGCTGAAGTTGAACGCATGCGACcccaaaattttgattttttcttGGTCTTTGATTTGGAGGGGAAAGTTGAGATCCTTGAGTTCCCTGTGCTGATTATAGATGCCAAAACCATGTCTATTGTGGACTTCTTCCACAG GTTTGTCAGGCCCTCAGCTATGACCGAACAAAGAATAAATGAATATATTGAAAACAAATATGGCAAGTTTGGAGTTGATCG TGTGTGGCATGACACAGCTCTCCCATTTAATGAAGTTATTCAACAATTTGAAGCTTGGTTGACTCATCACCATTTGTGGGAACCAAAGCATGGTGGATCTCTTAATCAAGCAGCATTTGTAACTTG TGGAAATTGGGATGTGAAAACGCAGATCCCTCGGCAATGCCAAGTGTCAAAGATTAAGCTTCCCTCATACTTTATGGAGTGGATCAACCTGAAagatgtttatcaaaatttttataacccAATAAAAGAG GCGAGAGGAATGAGGACGATGATGGAGCAGCTGAAAATACCAATGCTGGGAAGTCATCATCTGGGGATTGATGACGCAAAGAATATAGCCAAAGTTTTACTAAGGATGCTTGCAGATGGTGCAGTGATTCCAATTACTGCTAGGAGATATCCTGATTCCCCTGGAAATGTTCATTTTCTATTTAAGAATCGTATACGTTAG